Proteins encoded in a region of the Gemmatimonadaceae bacterium genome:
- a CDS encoding amidohydrolase — protein MKRTLLLAASLTLAAGSLSAQANPAAAGAGATLIRNATVLTVTKGTLKNTDVLIQNGKIAQVGPNITAPAGATVIDATGKYLMPGIIDPHTHTMSDAINEGSLSVTSMVRIQDVLNPTAVNIYRALAGGVTSINILHGSANTIGGQNATVKLKWGESVDQMMFPGAPPGIKFALGENVTRKNMNQIVIPGQPMTRRYPVSRMGQEEVVRDAFVRARDYKATLDDYKARVAKGEKNLVPPRRDLELEPLVEVLEGKRLVHAHSYRSDEMLMLLNLADEFGFRIQTLQHGLEGYKIASEIAKHGAGLSSFADSWSYKIEAYDAIPYNVAILLRHGVVATLNSDSDERMRRLNIDAAKLVRYGGLTEDEALATITINGAKQLGVADKVGSIEVGKDADLGLWNNHPLSVYAAVDKTFVDGKVYFDRQQDLAMRDQKAKERAELEKAEANQAPAARRGVQPVLPQEER, from the coding sequence ATGAAGAGGACTCTGCTGCTCGCGGCGTCGCTCACGCTCGCTGCGGGTTCACTCAGTGCGCAGGCGAATCCGGCGGCGGCCGGCGCTGGCGCCACGTTGATCCGGAATGCGACCGTGCTCACGGTCACCAAGGGGACGCTCAAGAACACCGACGTCCTCATCCAGAATGGCAAGATCGCGCAAGTCGGGCCGAACATCACCGCTCCGGCCGGGGCGACGGTCATTGACGCCACCGGCAAGTACCTGATGCCCGGCATCATCGACCCGCATACGCATACGATGAGCGACGCCATCAACGAGGGGTCGCTCTCGGTGACTTCGATGGTCCGCATTCAGGATGTGCTCAACCCCACGGCGGTGAACATCTACCGCGCCCTCGCGGGCGGCGTGACGAGCATCAACATCCTGCACGGCTCGGCCAACACCATCGGCGGGCAGAACGCGACGGTGAAGCTCAAGTGGGGCGAGAGCGTCGACCAGATGATGTTCCCGGGCGCGCCCCCGGGCATCAAGTTCGCCCTTGGCGAGAACGTGACGCGCAAGAACATGAACCAGATCGTGATTCCGGGGCAGCCGATGACGCGTCGCTACCCGGTGTCGCGCATGGGGCAGGAAGAGGTGGTGCGTGATGCGTTCGTGCGCGCCCGCGACTACAAGGCGACGCTCGACGACTACAAGGCACGCGTGGCGAAGGGCGAAAAGAACCTCGTCCCGCCGCGCCGGGATCTCGAGCTCGAGCCGCTGGTCGAGGTGCTCGAGGGGAAGCGGCTGGTGCACGCCCATTCGTACCGTTCCGACGAGATGCTGATGCTGCTCAATCTTGCCGATGAGTTCGGCTTCAGGATCCAGACGCTGCAGCACGGCCTCGAGGGGTACAAGATCGCGTCGGAAATCGCAAAGCACGGCGCGGGACTGTCGTCCTTCGCCGACAGCTGGTCGTACAAGATCGAGGCGTACGACGCCATTCCGTACAACGTGGCCATCCTCCTGCGCCACGGCGTCGTCGCCACCCTCAACTCCGACAGCGACGAGCGCATGCGCCGCCTCAACATCGACGCTGCCAAGCTGGTGCGGTACGGCGGTCTCACCGAAGACGAGGCGCTCGCCACGATCACCATCAATGGCGCCAAGCAGCTCGGCGTCGCCGACAAGGTGGGCTCCATCGAGGTCGGCAAGGATGCCGACCTGGGACTGTGGAACAACCATCCGCTGAGCGTCTACGCCGCGGTCGACAAGACGTTCGTGGACGGCAAGGTCTATTTCGACCGCCAGCAGGACCTGGCGATGCGCGACCAGAAGGCGAAGGAGCGCGCCGAACTCGAGAAGGCCGAGGCCAATCAGGCACCGGCGGCTCGCCGCGGGGTGCAGCCGGTCC
- a CDS encoding amidohydrolase family protein, protein MNAPRRLLALGLTASVLAAPPTAAQLASPRSIPATYAITNARLVPVSSPVIDKGTIVVRDGLIAAIGANVAIPGDARVIDGTGLTVYPGLIDAYGTLGVPNAPAAPSGGGRGGGGFGGPSAAPVRVAANSNYPAGLQPELSVLELLKADEEAFSGPTSAGITTALTASGSGIFQGQSAVINLAGTDVNAMVVKAPVAQHIGFSPLRSGGFPNSLMGVFAALRQQLLDAQHYRDVKTAYDRNPRGMTRPEFDPSLEALLPVLARTQPVVMYATTEREIERALDLAREFGLRSIIAGGNEAHLVAARLKAENVPVLLTLNFPRRTTAPSADADPEPLRVLRERADAPKVAGRLAQAGVKFAFQSGGLSTWSDFTGNAQKAVENGLSGDAALRALTLQSAEILGVSDRLGSLETGKIANLTITRGDLLDRGRVTQLFIDGRPVAVRAPVATGTAAAGITGTWTVTVSLDGSDYPTTWSLRQDGTRLLGSIQGTLGTMEIQNGTMGVDNELRFTASITLKEGTEEATFIGTLDGNAVRGRMAIVGHTPGTFAGTRPQRAGESPAGPPSAAGAPRTPNGGR, encoded by the coding sequence ATGAACGCACCACGCCGCCTATTGGCGCTGGGACTCACGGCCAGCGTCCTGGCCGCTCCCCCCACCGCCGCCCAGCTCGCGTCGCCCCGCAGCATCCCGGCGACCTACGCCATCACCAACGCCCGGCTCGTGCCGGTTTCATCACCCGTCATCGACAAGGGAACGATCGTCGTGCGCGATGGGCTGATCGCCGCCATCGGCGCGAATGTCGCCATTCCCGGCGATGCCCGCGTGATCGACGGCACCGGATTGACGGTCTACCCGGGACTCATCGACGCCTACGGCACGCTCGGCGTGCCGAACGCGCCCGCGGCGCCGAGTGGCGGAGGCCGTGGCGGTGGCGGGTTTGGCGGCCCGAGTGCCGCGCCGGTCCGTGTCGCGGCCAACTCCAACTACCCGGCTGGGCTGCAGCCTGAACTCTCGGTGCTCGAACTGCTCAAGGCGGACGAAGAGGCGTTCAGCGGCCCGACCAGCGCCGGTATCACGACCGCGCTCACTGCGTCGGGGAGCGGCATCTTCCAGGGCCAGTCGGCGGTCATCAACCTCGCCGGGACCGACGTGAATGCGATGGTCGTCAAGGCGCCCGTCGCGCAGCACATTGGCTTCTCGCCGCTGCGCAGCGGCGGGTTTCCGAACTCGCTGATGGGCGTCTTCGCCGCCCTGCGCCAGCAGCTGCTCGACGCGCAGCACTATCGCGATGTGAAGACCGCGTATGACAGGAATCCGCGCGGGATGACGCGTCCGGAGTTTGATCCGTCGCTCGAGGCGCTGCTCCCGGTGCTCGCGCGCACGCAGCCGGTCGTGATGTACGCCACCACCGAGCGCGAGATCGAACGCGCGCTCGACCTGGCCAGGGAGTTCGGCCTGCGGTCAATCATCGCCGGCGGCAACGAAGCACATTTGGTGGCGGCGCGCCTCAAGGCCGAGAACGTGCCAGTGCTGTTGACGCTCAACTTTCCGCGCCGCACGACGGCGCCGTCAGCTGACGCCGACCCCGAGCCGCTTCGCGTGCTGCGCGAGCGGGCCGACGCCCCCAAGGTGGCTGGCCGGCTGGCGCAGGCAGGCGTGAAGTTCGCCTTCCAGTCGGGCGGCCTGTCTACCTGGTCGGACTTCACCGGCAACGCGCAGAAGGCCGTCGAGAACGGCCTCAGTGGCGATGCCGCGCTCCGGGCGCTCACACTGCAATCGGCCGAGATCCTCGGCGTCAGTGACCGGCTCGGCTCGCTCGAGACGGGCAAGATCGCGAACCTCACCATCACCCGCGGTGACCTGCTCGACCGCGGACGCGTCACCCAGCTCTTCATTGATGGGCGCCCGGTGGCCGTGCGCGCGCCGGTGGCGACCGGCACGGCGGCAGCCGGCATCACCGGCACATGGACCGTCACCGTTTCCCTCGACGGCAGCGATTACCCCACCACGTGGTCGCTTCGGCAGGACGGCACGCGCCTGCTGGGCTCGATCCAGGGGACGCTGGGCACGATGGAAATCCAGAATGGCACGATGGGCGTGGACAACGAGCTGCGCTTCACCGCGTCCATCACGCTGAAGGAAGGAACCGAAGAGGCCACGTTCATTGGCACGCTCGACGGCAACGCCGTGCGCGGCCGCATGGCGATCGTCGGCCACACCCCGGGAACGTTTGCCGGCACGCGACCGCAGCGTGCGGGCGAATCGCCGGCCGGCCCACCGTCGGCGGCGGGTGCTCCGCGCACGCCGAACGGAGGCCGCTAA
- a CDS encoding TlpA disulfide reductase family protein: protein MTTPPTPTPSPRRPRWRVPLNTIATLLVVLWLGPRFLPHLGAIFGVESGDHQRPVFAVATLTGAPVSDSTLRGHVVLVNFWATWCLPCRAEMPLLQAMANRHKAAGLVVLGLSVDRTAPETVTQWLRERDITYPVAIVGRDAETAFGGVQGYPTSVLLDRTGTVRYKVLGPLAMASLEPAVRRLLNESTADPAK, encoded by the coding sequence GTGACCACGCCGCCAACCCCGACCCCCAGCCCACGCCGTCCTCGCTGGCGAGTCCCGCTCAACACGATCGCGACCCTCCTGGTCGTGCTCTGGCTGGGCCCGCGGTTCCTGCCGCATCTGGGGGCGATCTTCGGCGTTGAGAGCGGTGATCATCAGCGGCCGGTCTTCGCCGTGGCGACTCTCACGGGCGCACCGGTCAGCGACAGCACGCTCCGGGGGCACGTGGTGCTGGTCAACTTCTGGGCCACGTGGTGCCTGCCGTGCCGCGCCGAAATGCCGCTGTTGCAGGCCATGGCCAACCGCCACAAGGCGGCGGGGCTCGTCGTGCTCGGCCTCTCGGTGGATCGCACCGCTCCGGAAACCGTGACGCAGTGGCTGCGCGAACGGGACATCACGTATCCGGTGGCGATAGTGGGCCGAGATGCCGAAACCGCCTTCGGCGGCGTGCAGGGATATCCAACGTCGGTCCTGCTCGACCGTACCGGCACGGTGCGCTACAAGGTGCTTGGCCCGCTCGCCATGGCCTCGCTCGAGCCGGCGGTCCGCCGGTTGCTCAACGAGTCGACGGCAGACCCCGCGAAGTAA
- a CDS encoding TolC family protein yields MSTSIKPIARRGAARGYLWMVSALAFAPLSLVAQDPAVPTPAAVSRPGSVLLGDLYTQIQRANPRAAASRSLAQAAVARVPGATRPPDPQVQLGFMNYTLPSLAPMATLGMRQVQVMQMLPLGGKLALAGQVAGAQASAAGERAEEVTWELRSEAAMSFYDLYATDRRLDVMRETVRLLQDIEKTAASMYRVGEGRQTDVLRAQVEIARMVEDTLRMLAMRETMVAKLNALLDRPADTPIGNPALPQFPDSMPPRARLDSLAYGNRPMIRAGLEEVRAAEASEKLARKEIWPDLQVGAQYAQRGGDMGGTERMGSLMVGATVPIFARSRQYRMREETFAMKRMAEADVAQMRAETRGKIGEAYANLVRARNLAQLYRSTVLPQAGAAVASALSAYRVGSVDFMTLLDNQMTVNKYRQELFALDADQGKAWAELEMLTSRVLLDSNKVSAATRGDK; encoded by the coding sequence ATGTCAACTTCGATCAAACCCATCGCGCGACGCGGTGCGGCACGTGGCTATCTCTGGATGGTCAGCGCCCTTGCGTTCGCTCCCCTGTCGCTCGTTGCGCAGGATCCCGCCGTCCCGACACCGGCCGCGGTCAGCCGCCCCGGGAGTGTCCTGCTCGGCGACCTCTACACACAGATACAGCGCGCGAATCCGCGCGCGGCGGCCTCCCGGTCGCTCGCGCAAGCGGCGGTGGCGCGCGTGCCCGGCGCCACGCGGCCCCCTGACCCGCAAGTGCAGCTCGGGTTCATGAACTACACACTCCCGTCGCTGGCACCGATGGCGACGCTGGGCATGCGGCAAGTGCAGGTGATGCAGATGCTGCCGCTGGGCGGCAAGCTCGCGCTGGCGGGCCAGGTGGCCGGTGCACAGGCATCCGCGGCCGGCGAGCGCGCCGAAGAGGTGACGTGGGAACTTCGCAGCGAAGCGGCGATGTCCTTCTACGACCTGTACGCGACTGACCGCCGCCTCGACGTGATGCGCGAGACCGTGCGCCTGCTGCAGGACATCGAGAAGACGGCCGCATCGATGTACCGCGTCGGCGAAGGGCGACAGACCGATGTGCTGCGAGCGCAGGTCGAAATTGCGCGGATGGTCGAGGACACGCTGCGCATGCTGGCCATGCGGGAAACCATGGTGGCCAAGCTCAATGCGTTGCTCGATCGCCCAGCCGACACACCCATCGGCAACCCGGCGCTGCCGCAGTTCCCGGATTCGATGCCGCCACGAGCCCGGCTTGATTCGCTGGCGTACGGCAATCGCCCGATGATCCGCGCTGGGCTCGAGGAGGTTCGGGCGGCCGAGGCCTCCGAGAAGCTCGCGCGCAAGGAGATCTGGCCCGACCTGCAGGTTGGCGCGCAATACGCGCAGCGGGGCGGCGACATGGGCGGCACCGAGCGGATGGGAAGCCTGATGGTCGGCGCGACGGTCCCCATCTTCGCCCGGAGTCGGCAATACCGGATGCGCGAAGAGACCTTCGCGATGAAGCGGATGGCCGAAGCAGATGTGGCGCAGATGCGCGCCGAGACGCGCGGCAAGATTGGTGAAGCCTATGCCAATCTCGTGCGCGCGCGGAACCTGGCGCAGCTGTACCGCAGCACGGTGCTGCCGCAGGCGGGGGCGGCCGTGGCATCGGCGCTTTCGGCGTACCGGGTTGGCAGCGTCGACTTCATGACGCTGCTCGACAATCAGATGACCGTGAACAAGTACCGGCAGGAGCTCTTCGCGCTCGACGCCGACCAGGGCAAGGCCTGGGCGGAGCTCGAGATGCTGACCAGCCGGGTGCTACTCGACTCGAACAAGGTTTCCGCGGCGACGCGAGGTGACAAGTGA
- a CDS encoding efflux RND transporter periplasmic adaptor subunit, with translation MTEPTHRATPTTGLTLVRGLIYLGVLALAAAGAWFATRGRGTPAPTAAGHNHGAAATGAGAATPVMMSAADQRRIGVTFAVATLGPLAKEVRTVGQVTFDETRLRTISPKIDGWVDQLFVNATGQLVASGEPLLTVYSPMLVSAQEELLLAKRLAHDVTAAGADARQNAADLLASARRRLSYWDIPAGEIAEIERTGQVQKTLTLRATASGYVLQKNVVAGQKIMAGDALYRVADLSTVWVEGEVFEQDMANVRTGQSVHADFDALTGRHLMGRISYIYPTLDPQTRTVRVRVVLANPGLQLKPGMYATLLIAGTARPRVLTVPRTAVLSTGERSIVFVRDTSGHLTPREVALGASNDERVEILRGLEAGETVVSSATFLVDAESNLGTALGGMGNMPGMEMTTPPKRLDAAPSATKPPGTAPTKTKDPMADMPGMEGMDHSAHTAPKKP, from the coding sequence ATGACTGAACCCACGCACCGCGCGACGCCGACGACCGGCCTGACGCTCGTGCGCGGCCTCATCTACCTGGGCGTGCTGGCGCTCGCCGCCGCCGGCGCCTGGTTCGCCACGCGGGGGCGTGGCACTCCCGCGCCAACGGCCGCGGGTCACAATCACGGTGCGGCGGCGACCGGCGCCGGTGCGGCCACGCCGGTGATGATGTCGGCCGCTGACCAGCGGCGCATCGGCGTCACCTTCGCGGTGGCGACGCTAGGCCCGCTGGCGAAGGAAGTTCGGACCGTCGGCCAGGTGACGTTCGACGAAACGCGCCTGCGGACGATCTCCCCGAAGATCGACGGATGGGTCGACCAGCTGTTCGTCAACGCCACCGGGCAGTTGGTGGCATCGGGTGAACCCCTGCTCACCGTCTACTCGCCAATGCTGGTCAGTGCGCAGGAGGAGCTGTTGCTGGCCAAGCGGCTCGCGCACGATGTCACCGCGGCGGGTGCGGATGCGCGGCAGAATGCCGCCGACCTGCTGGCCTCCGCGCGACGGCGCCTCTCGTACTGGGACATTCCGGCTGGCGAGATTGCGGAGATCGAACGCACCGGACAGGTGCAGAAGACGCTGACGCTGCGTGCTACGGCCAGCGGCTACGTGCTGCAGAAGAACGTCGTCGCCGGGCAGAAGATCATGGCCGGCGATGCGCTGTACCGGGTGGCCGACCTCAGCACCGTCTGGGTGGAAGGCGAGGTCTTTGAGCAGGACATGGCGAACGTGCGCACGGGCCAGTCGGTGCACGCCGATTTCGACGCGCTCACCGGCCGGCACCTGATGGGACGGATCTCGTACATCTATCCCACGCTCGACCCCCAGACCCGCACCGTGCGCGTGCGCGTCGTGCTGGCCAACCCCGGCCTGCAGCTCAAGCCGGGGATGTATGCCACCCTCCTGATTGCGGGCACCGCACGCCCTCGGGTGCTGACCGTGCCGCGCACGGCGGTGCTCTCGACCGGCGAACGCAGCATCGTCTTCGTGCGCGACACGTCGGGTCATCTCACGCCGCGTGAAGTGGCGCTGGGCGCATCCAACGACGAGCGCGTCGAGATCCTGCGCGGACTCGAAGCGGGAGAAACCGTGGTGTCTTCGGCGACGTTCCTCGTCGACGCGGAATCGAACCTTGGCACGGCGCTTGGCGGCATGGGCAACATGCCGGGCATGGAGATGACGACACCGCCCAAGCGGCTCGACGCGGCGCCATCGGCCACCAAGCCGCCCGGCACCGCGCCCACGAAGACGAAGGATCCGATGGCCGATATGCCGGGAATGGAAGGCATGGATCACTCGGCGCACACCGCTCCCAAGAAGCCCTGA
- a CDS encoding CusA/CzcA family heavy metal efflux RND transporter, whose product MLKRIIEWAVANRLIVVLFTIAAAIGGVIAIQRTPLEALPDLSDVQVIVQADYNEQAPRIVEDQVTYPIAAEMLKVPGAHAVRGYSFFGVSFVYIIFDDGTDLYWARSRVLEYLNGIKGKLPATVTPTLGPDATGLGWVYQYALEDTTGRLNLAELRSVQDWYLRYALTAVPGVSEVASIGGYEKQYQVDIDPAKLLAFGIPVTRVMAALQNANNDVGAMTMELSEREYMVRGLGYLKSIADIENVVVGATRDGTPIRVHELGRVSVGPAIRRGVAELDGRGDAVGGIVVMRFGQNALTTIQNVKAKLASVQKGLPPGVIVRPVYDRSSLIEQAIETLKGKLFEESVIVALVCVLFLFHAQSALVAILTLPIGILMAFIAMRWVGVNADIMSLGGIAIAIGAMIDGAIVMIENMHKHLERAVEAREGPSVGGQRPASFNSSVLTTAERWQVVVESSKEVGPALFFSLLIITVAFLPVFSLEGQEGRMFRPLAFTKTFSMAAASLLSVTLVPVAMGLFIRGRIFRERANPLNRALIRLYRPVIDFVLHRRGPVIVAGMVTLIVTWVPWTRIGSEFMPVLEEGTILFMPTTLPGIPVARARELLKQQDSVLKSFPEVEHVWGKSGRANTATDPAGFDMIETTISLKPKDQWRPGLTYDGLVAAMDSAVRMPGVTNAWTMPIKGRIDMLATGIRTPVGIKVFGPDLGELERIGKEIEQAVQMVPGTRSVFAERAVSGYYLDIDIDRAAAARHGVNIADVQAVIATAIGGMTITQTVEGRERYGVRVRYPQELRETPEQLASVLVPMNHDAGAPASLGGGGAMGGSAMGGSVMSAGTAQIPLGQLATIKQVAGPMVVRTEGAMPTAWVYVDVAGRDIGSYVADARRMVDDMVKLAPGYSIVWSGQYEYMQRAKETMKLVIPATLAIIFLLLYFNFKSVGETLIVMLSLPFALVGGIWFIWALGYNWSVAVAIGFIALAGVAAETGVVMLIYLDHAWKAQMARVGRPTLGDLYQAVIEGAVERVRPKMMTVCAIMAGLLPILWGNGTGASVMKRIAAPMVGGMLSSTVLTLVVIPAVYSLWKERTINTSAE is encoded by the coding sequence ATGCTCAAGCGCATCATCGAGTGGGCGGTCGCCAACCGGCTGATCGTCGTGCTCTTCACCATCGCCGCGGCCATCGGCGGTGTGATTGCCATCCAGCGCACGCCGCTGGAGGCGCTCCCCGACCTGTCGGACGTGCAGGTCATCGTGCAAGCCGATTACAACGAGCAGGCGCCGCGGATCGTCGAGGACCAGGTCACGTACCCCATCGCCGCGGAGATGCTGAAGGTGCCCGGCGCGCATGCGGTGCGCGGGTACTCGTTCTTCGGCGTCTCGTTCGTCTACATCATCTTCGACGACGGCACCGACCTGTACTGGGCGCGGTCGCGCGTGCTCGAGTACCTGAATGGCATCAAGGGGAAGCTGCCGGCGACGGTGACCCCGACGCTTGGCCCCGACGCGACGGGTCTCGGCTGGGTCTATCAGTACGCACTGGAGGACACGACCGGACGGCTCAACCTCGCCGAGCTGCGAAGTGTGCAGGACTGGTACCTGCGCTACGCGCTGACCGCCGTGCCTGGCGTCTCGGAGGTGGCGAGCATCGGCGGCTACGAGAAGCAATACCAGGTGGACATCGATCCGGCGAAGCTGCTGGCCTTCGGCATCCCGGTGACGCGCGTGATGGCGGCGCTGCAGAACGCGAACAACGATGTCGGCGCCATGACCATGGAGCTCTCGGAGCGCGAGTACATGGTGCGCGGCCTCGGATACCTGAAGTCGATTGCCGACATCGAGAACGTCGTGGTCGGGGCGACGCGCGACGGCACGCCCATTCGCGTGCACGAGCTGGGGCGCGTGAGCGTGGGGCCGGCCATTCGACGCGGCGTGGCGGAACTGGACGGGCGCGGTGATGCCGTGGGCGGCATCGTGGTGATGCGCTTCGGCCAGAACGCGCTGACTACCATCCAGAACGTGAAGGCAAAGCTCGCGAGCGTGCAGAAGGGCCTGCCGCCGGGGGTCATCGTGCGCCCCGTCTACGATCGCAGCTCGCTGATCGAGCAGGCCATCGAGACACTCAAGGGGAAACTGTTCGAGGAGTCCGTGATCGTCGCGCTCGTCTGCGTGCTCTTCCTGTTCCATGCGCAGTCGGCGCTGGTGGCCATCCTCACGCTGCCGATCGGCATCCTGATGGCGTTCATCGCGATGCGGTGGGTTGGTGTCAATGCCGACATCATGTCGCTCGGCGGCATCGCCATTGCCATCGGCGCCATGATCGATGGTGCCATCGTGATGATCGAGAACATGCACAAGCACCTTGAGCGGGCGGTGGAGGCGAGGGAAGGTCCGTCGGTGGGCGGCCAACGCCCCGCGTCCTTCAACTCGTCGGTGCTCACGACGGCCGAACGGTGGCAGGTGGTCGTGGAGAGTTCCAAGGAAGTCGGGCCGGCGCTCTTCTTTTCGCTGCTCATCATCACCGTGGCGTTCCTGCCCGTCTTCAGCCTCGAGGGACAGGAAGGACGGATGTTCCGGCCGCTCGCGTTCACCAAGACGTTTTCCATGGCCGCCGCCAGCCTGCTCTCGGTGACGCTCGTGCCGGTCGCGATGGGATTGTTCATCCGCGGCCGGATCTTCCGGGAGCGGGCGAATCCGCTCAACCGCGCGCTGATCCGGCTCTATCGCCCGGTCATCGACTTCGTGCTGCATCGCCGCGGGCCGGTGATCGTGGCGGGCATGGTGACGCTCATCGTGACCTGGGTGCCGTGGACGCGCATCGGCAGCGAGTTCATGCCGGTGCTGGAGGAAGGCACGATCCTCTTCATGCCCACGACGCTTCCGGGCATTCCGGTGGCGCGCGCCCGCGAACTCCTGAAGCAGCAGGATTCGGTGCTCAAGAGCTTCCCGGAAGTGGAGCACGTGTGGGGCAAGTCGGGCCGCGCCAACACGGCCACCGACCCGGCGGGTTTCGACATGATCGAGACCACCATCTCCCTGAAGCCGAAGGACCAGTGGCGTCCGGGACTGACGTACGACGGGCTCGTGGCGGCCATGGACTCGGCTGTCCGCATGCCCGGCGTGACCAATGCGTGGACCATGCCCATCAAGGGGCGCATCGATATGCTCGCCACCGGCATTCGCACGCCGGTGGGCATCAAGGTGTTCGGTCCGGACCTGGGCGAGCTGGAGCGCATCGGGAAGGAGATCGAACAGGCCGTGCAGATGGTGCCGGGGACGCGCAGCGTGTTCGCCGAACGTGCGGTGTCCGGCTATTACCTGGACATCGACATCGATCGCGCGGCCGCGGCACGTCACGGCGTGAACATCGCCGACGTGCAGGCGGTGATCGCCACCGCGATCGGCGGCATGACCATCACGCAGACGGTGGAAGGACGTGAGCGCTACGGCGTGCGCGTGCGCTATCCGCAGGAACTGCGCGAAACGCCCGAGCAGCTCGCGTCGGTGCTGGTGCCGATGAACCACGATGCCGGCGCACCGGCGTCGCTGGGTGGTGGCGGGGCCATGGGTGGCTCGGCGATGGGCGGTTCGGTGATGTCCGCTGGCACGGCGCAGATTCCGCTCGGGCAGCTCGCCACGATCAAGCAGGTGGCCGGGCCGATGGTGGTGCGCACCGAGGGCGCGATGCCCACGGCGTGGGTCTACGTGGACGTGGCCGGCCGCGACATCGGCAGCTATGTGGCCGACGCCCGGCGAATGGTCGACGACATGGTGAAGCTGGCGCCCGGCTACTCCATCGTGTGGAGCGGCCAGTACGAGTACATGCAGCGGGCCAAGGAGACGATGAAGCTCGTGATTCCCGCGACGCTCGCCATCATCTTCCTCCTGCTCTACTTCAACTTCAAGAGCGTCGGCGAGACGCTGATCGTGATGCTCTCGCTGCCGTTTGCGCTGGTCGGCGGCATCTGGTTCATCTGGGCGCTGGGCTACAACTGGTCGGTGGCGGTCGCCATCGGCTTCATCGCGCTCGCCGGCGTCGCCGCGGAAACCGGGGTGGTGATGCTCATCTACCTTGACCACGCGTGGAAGGCGCAGATGGCGCGGGTCGGCCGTCCGACGCTGGGCGACTTGTACCAGGCCGTCATCGAAGGGGCGGTGGAGCGTGTGCGGCCCAAGATGATGACCGTGTGCGCAATCATGGCCGGCCTGCTGCCGATCCTGTGGGGCAACGGGACGGGCGCCAGCGTGATGAAGCGCATCGCCGCGCCGATGGTCGGCGGCATGCTCTCGAGCACCGTGCTGACGCTCGTCGTGATCCCGGCCGTCTACTCGCTGTGGAAGGAACGCACCATCAACACGTCCGCGGAGTGA
- a CDS encoding DUF411 domain-containing protein: MTDGTRTTPLLSRRQWIGITAGGVATFAAVFAFRRVGGAADATQLTLHTTKDCPCCHKWAAHLESNGFRVRTNLVDDLTPVKRSLGVPPELESCHSAEIGGYVVEGHVPADQLKRFLAEGSSERGLAVPGMPGGSPGMESDPKVPYEVLAFRADGTTRVFARV; the protein is encoded by the coding sequence ATGACGGATGGGACTCGCACCACACCATTGCTTTCGCGTCGTCAGTGGATCGGCATCACCGCCGGTGGCGTGGCGACGTTCGCGGCGGTCTTTGCGTTCCGGCGCGTCGGAGGCGCGGCCGACGCCACGCAACTGACTCTTCACACCACAAAGGACTGTCCGTGCTGCCACAAGTGGGCGGCACATCTCGAGAGCAACGGCTTCCGCGTGCGGACCAACCTGGTGGACGACCTGACGCCGGTGAAGCGTTCGCTTGGCGTGCCGCCCGAGCTGGAATCGTGCCACAGCGCGGAGATCGGGGGATATGTCGTGGAAGGGCATGTCCCCGCCGACCAGTTGAAGCGCTTTCTCGCCGAGGGGTCCTCCGAACGCGGCCTCGCGGTGCCGGGCATGCCGGGGGGGTCGCCGGGGATGGAGAGCGATCCCAAGGTGCCGTACGAGGTGCTGGCCTTCCGCGCGGACGGCACCACGCGGGTGTTCGCGCGCGTCTAG
- a CDS encoding thermonuclease family protein has protein sequence MTHTARRARRMAWILAMFLTGCGQASLERQAAAVFDTSLSRGDTRSRTPATAAVQFAAVPPTIESSALPSASAFMCVVARLSDGDSFTCADGRQVRLLLIDAPEMAQKPWGEMAKRQLASLAGPSTTVRLELDRSPTDRYGRTLAYAWVGSVMINERMVANGWALVLAYENVRYLERMQRAERAAREARKGFWQAWAFRCRPVDFRARRCGASG, from the coding sequence ATGACCCACACGGCGCGGCGTGCGCGGCGGATGGCGTGGATCCTGGCCATGTTCCTCACGGGATGTGGCCAGGCGTCGCTCGAGCGACAGGCCGCGGCCGTATTCGACACTTCGCTGTCGCGGGGTGACACCCGCAGCCGCACACCAGCGACGGCCGCCGTGCAGTTCGCCGCGGTGCCGCCGACTATCGAGTCAAGCGCGTTGCCTTCCGCGAGCGCGTTCATGTGCGTCGTGGCACGGCTGTCCGATGGCGATTCGTTCACGTGCGCCGATGGGCGCCAGGTGCGCCTGCTGCTCATCGACGCACCCGAAATGGCGCAGAAGCCGTGGGGGGAGATGGCCAAGAGGCAACTCGCGTCACTGGCCGGCCCCAGCACCACGGTGCGTCTTGAACTCGACCGTTCGCCGACCGACCGCTACGGCCGCACGCTGGCCTATGCGTGGGTCGGGTCGGTGATGATCAACGAGCGGATGGTCGCGAACGGTTGGGCGTTGGTGCTCGCCTACGAAAACGTGCGCTATCTCGAGCGGATGCAGCGGGCGGAACGCGCCGCGCGCGAGGCGAGGAAGGGATTCTGGCAGGCGTGGGCGTTTCGGTGCCGGCCCGTGGATTTCCGGGCCCGCCGTTGTGGAGCCAGCGGATGA